The following are from one region of the Phormidium sp. PBR-2020 genome:
- a CDS encoding low molecular weight phosphotyrosine protein phosphatase, translating to MAYRLLFVCLGNICRSPSAENIMRHLVAQAGLEEQIICDSAGTSSYHIWSSPDARMRSAAKKRGIELVGQARQFIPADFDQFDLILAMDRDNYAGIMALDRHGQYDDRVRMMCDFCRHHQLKEVPDPYYGGAEGFDRVIDLLLDACEGLLDEIRPKLS from the coding sequence ATGGCATATCGTTTACTGTTTGTTTGTTTGGGCAACATTTGCCGATCGCCCTCGGCAGAAAACATCATGCGTCACTTAGTGGCCCAGGCGGGGTTGGAGGAGCAAATTATCTGTGACTCAGCCGGAACGTCAAGTTATCACATTTGGAGTTCTCCCGATGCTCGGATGCGCTCGGCGGCTAAAAAACGGGGCATTGAGTTAGTGGGGCAAGCTCGCCAGTTTATTCCCGCAGATTTTGACCAGTTTGACCTGATTCTGGCCATGGATCGCGATAATTATGCCGGAATCATGGCCCTAGATCGTCACGGACAGTATGATGATCGCGTGCGGATGATGTGTGATTTTTGCCGTCACCATCAGCTCAAGGAGGTTCCAGACCCCTATTACGGCGGGGCAGAAGGATTTGATCGGGTGATTGACTTACTTCTCGATGCCTGTGAGGGCTTACTAGATGAGATTCGCCCGAAATTGAGCTAA
- a CDS encoding sulfite exporter TauE/SafE family protein, with protein MDITWIVGHILAVGIGVSLGLLGGGGSILAVPILVYVMGLSPREAIAASLFIVGAVSLMGLIPHAKAGHVSLKLALTFAPAAMVGAYAGARLAKLPFVSDTLQLVAFGIVMFLASIFMIRKKRDAAPPLVVTPTAPKSTSFAKVLLIPLEGLLVGVITGFVGVGGGFAIIPALVLLGGTPIKEAIGTSLLIIGLKSATAFWGYLGQVSLDWGLIISFTLAASFGTYGGAVLSRRIDASHLQKAFGYFVLAVSIFILIQR; from the coding sequence ATGGATATTACTTGGATTGTCGGACATATCCTGGCCGTAGGGATTGGCGTTAGTTTAGGATTGCTCGGGGGCGGTGGTTCCATTCTGGCCGTTCCCATCCTCGTCTATGTGATGGGCCTATCGCCACGAGAGGCGATCGCCGCTAGTCTCTTTATCGTGGGGGCCGTCAGTTTAATGGGACTGATTCCCCATGCCAAAGCTGGTCATGTCAGTCTTAAACTTGCATTAACCTTTGCCCCAGCCGCCATGGTGGGGGCCTATGCTGGAGCCAGACTAGCGAAACTGCCGTTTGTTAGCGACACCCTCCAACTGGTAGCTTTCGGAATCGTCATGTTCCTGGCCAGCATTTTCATGATTCGTAAAAAACGGGATGCTGCCCCTCCTCTAGTCGTGACCCCTACCGCCCCCAAATCCACCTCTTTCGCTAAAGTCCTGCTCATCCCCCTAGAGGGGCTTTTGGTAGGGGTAATTACTGGATTTGTGGGGGTTGGCGGTGGCTTTGCCATTATCCCCGCCCTTGTTTTACTGGGGGGAACCCCCATCAAGGAGGCCATTGGCACCTCCTTACTCATTATTGGTCTGAAATCCGCCACCGCCTTTTGGGGCTACCTCGGTCAAGTCTCCTTGGATTGGGGACTCATCATCTCCTTTACCCTCGCCGCTAGTTTCGGGACCTATGGCGGGGCAGTGTTAAGCCGTCGCATTGACGCGTCTCATCTCCAGAAGGCCTTTGGCTATTTTGTCTTGGCCGTCTCGATTTTTATCTTAATTCAACGGTAA